One window of the Klebsiella oxytoca genome contains the following:
- the moeA gene encoding molybdopterin molybdotransferase MoeA, whose amino-acid sequence MDFTAGLMPLDTALTQMLTRITPLNATETVPLLQAFSRVTAHDLVSPLNVPGFDNSAMDGYAVRLADLTDHAALPVAGKAFAGQPFSGVWPAGTCIRIMTGAPVPEGCDAVVMQEQTEQTDSGIRIIAPVKSGQNIRRTGEDIARGAVVFPAGTRLTVAELPVIASLGIAEIDVVRKVRVAVFSTGDELQLPGKPLADGQIYDTNRLAVHLMLQELGCEVINLGVIPDDPARLREVFIEADRQADVVISSGGVSVGEADYTKAILEELGEIGFWKLAIKPGKPFAFGKLSHSWFCGLPGNPVSATLTFYQLVQPLLAKLSGNVGQAQPMRLRVRAASNLKKSPGRLDFQRGVLQRNPDGELVVRSTGHQGSHIFSSFSLGNCFIVLERERGNVEAGEWVEVEPFNHLFGGL is encoded by the coding sequence ATGGATTTTACCGCCGGACTGATGCCGCTCGACACAGCCCTGACCCAGATGCTCACTCGTATCACGCCGCTGAATGCGACGGAAACCGTACCGCTGTTGCAGGCCTTTTCGCGCGTCACCGCCCATGATCTGGTTTCACCGCTGAACGTTCCCGGTTTTGATAATTCAGCAATGGACGGCTACGCCGTACGTCTGGCGGATCTCACCGACCACGCCGCGCTGCCGGTGGCGGGCAAGGCCTTTGCCGGTCAACCCTTCAGCGGCGTCTGGCCAGCGGGTACCTGTATCCGCATTATGACCGGCGCGCCGGTGCCGGAAGGCTGCGACGCAGTGGTGATGCAGGAGCAAACCGAACAAACCGATAGCGGTATCCGTATTATCGCCCCGGTGAAAAGTGGACAAAATATCCGCCGTACCGGGGAAGATATCGCCCGGGGCGCGGTCGTCTTCCCTGCGGGAACCCGCCTGACCGTCGCCGAACTACCGGTTATCGCCTCGCTGGGCATTGCCGAGATTGACGTGGTGCGCAAGGTTCGCGTGGCGGTGTTCTCTACCGGCGATGAGCTGCAGCTACCGGGCAAACCGCTTGCTGACGGGCAAATTTACGATACTAACCGTCTGGCGGTGCATCTGATGCTGCAGGAGCTGGGCTGTGAAGTGATTAATCTCGGCGTTATTCCCGACGACCCGGCGCGACTACGCGAAGTCTTTATCGAGGCCGATCGGCAGGCTGACGTGGTGATTAGCTCCGGCGGCGTTTCCGTCGGCGAAGCGGACTACACCAAAGCGATCCTTGAAGAGCTGGGTGAAATCGGCTTCTGGAAGCTGGCGATTAAGCCGGGTAAACCTTTCGCTTTCGGCAAGCTCAGCCACAGCTGGTTCTGCGGCCTGCCGGGCAACCCGGTTTCCGCGACGCTGACCTTCTACCAGCTGGTTCAGCCGCTGCTGGCTAAGCTTTCCGGCAACGTTGGGCAAGCTCAGCCGATGCGCCTGCGCGTACGCGCCGCATCAAATCTGAAAAAATCGCCGGGCCGTCTCGATTTTCAACGCGGCGTGCTGCAACGTAACCCGGACGGCGAGCTGGTCGTGCGCAGTACCGGCCACCAGGGCTCGCATATCTTCAGTTCATTCAGCCTCGGGAACTGCTTTATTGTGCTGGAGCGCGAGCGCGGCAACGTGGAAGCGGGTGAATGGGTGGAAGTAGAGCCGTTTAATCATCTTTTCGGAGGGCTGTAA
- the iaaA gene encoding beta-aspartyl-peptidase — protein MGKAVIAIHGGAGAITRAQMTPEREREYVAALSAIVDSGQKMLAAGASALDTVTEAVRQLEECPLFNAGIGSVFTRDASHELDACIMDGHSLQAGAVAGVKHLRNPVLAARLVLEQSPHVLLIGEGAEAFAASCGMERVDNGLFSTPERLLQLRQAQEEGNIVLDHHPSPLDERHKMGTVGAVALDLAGNLAAATSTGGMTNKLPGRVGDSPLPGAGCYANNASVAVSCTGTGEVFIRTLAAYDISALMEYSQLSLQEACERVVMEKLPALGGSGGLIAVDREGNVALPFNSEGMYRAWCYAGDTPTIGIYRE, from the coding sequence ATGGGCAAGGCGGTAATAGCAATTCACGGCGGCGCCGGGGCGATTACCCGCGCGCAGATGACGCCGGAGCGCGAGCGGGAGTACGTGGCGGCGCTATCGGCGATTGTCGATAGCGGGCAAAAAATGCTGGCGGCAGGAGCCAGCGCGCTGGATACGGTAACCGAAGCGGTCCGGCAGCTGGAAGAGTGCCCGTTATTTAACGCGGGTATTGGTTCCGTATTTACTCGCGATGCCAGCCATGAACTCGATGCCTGTATTATGGATGGCCACAGCTTACAGGCGGGAGCCGTGGCCGGCGTTAAGCATTTACGCAATCCGGTTCTGGCGGCGCGGCTGGTGCTGGAACAGAGCCCCCACGTGCTGCTGATTGGCGAGGGGGCGGAAGCGTTTGCCGCTTCCTGCGGTATGGAGCGCGTGGATAACGGCCTGTTTTCGACTCCCGAGCGCTTACTACAGCTGCGTCAGGCTCAGGAGGAGGGTAATATCGTGCTCGACCATCACCCCTCGCCGTTGGATGAGCGGCATAAAATGGGCACTGTCGGCGCGGTTGCGCTGGATCTGGCGGGTAACCTCGCCGCGGCGACCTCCACTGGCGGGATGACCAATAAGCTACCCGGACGCGTCGGCGACAGCCCGCTGCCGGGGGCGGGCTGCTATGCCAATAACGCCAGCGTCGCCGTGTCCTGTACCGGCACCGGCGAAGTGTTTATACGTACTCTGGCGGCCTACGATATTTCGGCGCTAATGGAGTATAGCCAGCTCAGCCTGCAGGAAGCCTGTGAAAGGGTGGTGATGGAGAAACTCCCGGCGCTGGGCGGCAGCGGGGGCCTGATCGCCGTCGACAGAGAAGGCAACGTGGCGCTGCCGTTTAATAGCGAAGGCATGTACCGGGCCTGGTGTTATGCGGGTGATACGCCCACGATTGGTATTTATCGCGAATAA
- the gsiA gene encoding glutathione ABC transporter ATP-binding protein GsiA: MPHSQEIDANDVLQVCGLNVVFNQQQQAFSAVRDLSFTLRRGETLAIVGESGSGKSVTSLALMRLLDRAVSEVRSDALLLRRRNRQVIELSEQSDADMRRVRGADMAMIFQEPMTSLNPVFTIGEQIAESIRLHQGLKHDEALRAAKKMLDQVRIPEAEAMLSRYPHQLSGGMRQRVMIAMALSCRPAVLIADEPTTALDVTIQAQILQLIAVLQKEMAMGVIFITHDMGVVADIADRVLVMYRGEAVETGSVEEIFRAPKHPYTRALLAAVPRLGAMRGTSLPRRFPLLNQSPSEEGQNTVVAGEPILKVRDLVARFPLRSGILNRITREVHAVEKVSFDLWPGETLSLVGESGCGKSTTGRALLRLVETQGGSITFDGQRIDALTGSKLQALRRDIQFIFQDPYASLDPRQTVGYSIMEPLRVHRLLEGDAARERVAWLLERVGLEPEHAWRYPHEFSGGQRQRICIARALALNPKVVIADESVSALDVSIRAQIINLMLDLQREMGIAFLFISHDMAVVERISHRVAVMYRGRIVEIGPRRAVFENPQHPYTRKLMAAVPVADPAHRRPQRVLLSDELPGNIFKRGEEGVSTPLQQVGPGHFVARESAADVLAR, encoded by the coding sequence TTGCCGCATAGTCAAGAAATCGATGCCAATGATGTTCTGCAGGTTTGCGGTCTGAACGTCGTGTTTAATCAGCAGCAGCAGGCTTTTTCCGCCGTCCGCGACCTGTCGTTTACCCTGCGGCGCGGTGAGACGCTGGCGATTGTCGGCGAGTCCGGCTCGGGGAAGTCGGTGACGTCGCTGGCGCTGATGCGTCTGCTCGATAGGGCGGTCAGCGAAGTGCGCAGCGATGCCCTGCTGCTACGCCGCCGCAACCGGCAGGTGATTGAACTTAGCGAACAGTCTGACGCCGATATGCGCCGCGTGCGCGGCGCGGATATGGCAATGATCTTTCAGGAGCCGATGACTTCGCTGAACCCGGTATTTACCATCGGCGAACAAATTGCCGAATCTATAAGATTGCATCAGGGCCTCAAGCATGATGAGGCCCTGCGCGCAGCCAAAAAAATGCTCGATCAGGTGCGTATTCCGGAAGCAGAGGCAATGCTCTCGCGCTATCCGCATCAGCTATCCGGCGGGATGCGCCAGCGGGTGATGATCGCTATGGCGCTTTCCTGTCGCCCGGCGGTGCTGATTGCCGATGAACCTACGACCGCGCTGGACGTGACTATCCAGGCGCAGATTTTACAGCTTATCGCCGTCCTGCAAAAAGAGATGGCGATGGGCGTTATCTTTATTACCCACGATATGGGCGTCGTGGCTGATATCGCCGATCGCGTGCTGGTGATGTATCGCGGTGAAGCGGTGGAAACCGGCAGCGTGGAGGAGATTTTCCGCGCGCCGAAACACCCGTATACCAGGGCGCTGCTGGCCGCGGTGCCGAGGCTGGGCGCAATGCGCGGCACTTCTCTGCCGCGTCGTTTCCCGCTGTTAAACCAGAGCCCGTCGGAAGAAGGGCAAAACACCGTTGTTGCCGGGGAACCAATCCTGAAAGTACGCGATCTGGTGGCGCGTTTTCCGCTGCGCAGCGGCATTCTCAACCGCATTACCCGTGAGGTGCACGCGGTTGAAAAAGTGAGCTTTGATTTATGGCCCGGCGAAACGCTAAGCCTGGTGGGGGAGTCCGGCTGCGGAAAATCAACTACCGGTCGGGCGCTGCTGCGTCTGGTTGAAACCCAGGGGGGCAGCATTACCTTTGACGGTCAGCGCATTGACGCGCTAACCGGCAGTAAGCTTCAGGCGCTGCGCCGTGATATCCAGTTTATTTTCCAGGACCCTTATGCATCCCTCGACCCACGGCAAACGGTCGGCTATTCGATTATGGAGCCGCTGCGCGTGCACAGGCTGCTGGAAGGGGACGCCGCGCGTGAGCGGGTCGCCTGGTTACTGGAGCGCGTCGGACTGGAGCCGGAGCACGCGTGGCGCTATCCGCACGAGTTTTCCGGCGGCCAGCGGCAGCGGATCTGTATCGCCCGCGCGCTGGCGCTCAATCCAAAAGTGGTGATTGCCGATGAGTCGGTGTCGGCGCTGGACGTGTCGATCCGCGCGCAAATAATTAACCTGATGCTCGACTTACAGCGTGAGATGGGCATCGCATTTCTGTTTATTTCCCATGACATGGCGGTGGTTGAGCGTATCAGCCATCGCGTGGCGGTGATGTACCGCGGGCGTATTGTCGAGATTGGCCCGCGTCGCGCCGTGTTTGAAAATCCGCAGCATCCCTACACCCGTAAACTGATGGCCGCCGTTCCGGTGGCTGACCCTGCGCATCGTCGTCCGCAGCGCGTGCTGCTCTCCGACGAGCTGCCGGGTAACATCTTCAAGCGGGGAGAAGAGGGAGTAAGTACGCCGTTACAGCAGGTGGGGCCGGGGCACTTTGTTGCCAGAGAGTCCGCCGCCGACGTTCTGGCACGATAA
- the gsiB gene encoding glutathione ABC transporter substrate-binding protein GsiB yields MTQRISGKWLLALGVASALATTPVFAAKDVVVAVGSNFTTLDPYDANDTLSQAVAKSFYQGLFGLDKDMKLQNVLAESYTVSPDGLVYTIKLQPGVKFQDGTEFNAEAVKANLDRASNPENHLKRYNLYKNIASTEAVDPTTVKITLKQPFSAFINILAHPATAMISPAALKKYGKEIGFHPVGTGPYQLDTWNQTDFVKVKKFAGYWQQGLPKLDSITWRPVVDNNTRAAMLQTGEAQFAFPIPYEQAPVLEKNSKLELVASPSIMQRYISMNVTQKPFDNPKVREAINYAINRQALVKVAFAGYATPATGVVPPSIAYAESYTAWPYDPAKARELLKEAGYPNGFNTTLWSSHNHSTAQKVLQFTQQQLAQVGIKAQLTAMDAGQRAAEVEGKGQKESGVRMFYTGWSASTGEADWALSPLFASQNWPPTLFNTAFYSNPQVDKDLNEALKTTDAQEKTRLYKDAQDTIWKESPWVPLVVEKLVSAHSKNLTGFYIQPDTGFSFEQADLQ; encoded by the coding sequence ATGACTCAACGCATTTCAGGCAAATGGCTGTTGGCGCTGGGCGTCGCTTCAGCGCTGGCAACGACGCCGGTCTTTGCCGCAAAAGATGTCGTAGTGGCGGTCGGTTCAAACTTTACGACTCTCGACCCGTATGATGCTAACGACACGCTGTCGCAGGCGGTGGCGAAGTCCTTCTATCAGGGGCTGTTTGGCCTTGATAAAGATATGAAATTGCAAAACGTTCTGGCGGAAAGCTATACCGTTTCTCCGGACGGCCTGGTGTATACCATTAAGCTGCAGCCGGGGGTGAAGTTCCAGGACGGGACCGAGTTTAATGCCGAAGCGGTTAAGGCCAACCTCGATCGTGCCAGCAACCCGGAAAACCATCTCAAGCGCTATAACCTGTATAAAAATATCGCCAGCACCGAAGCGGTTGACCCGACTACGGTGAAAATTACCCTCAAACAGCCTTTCTCGGCGTTTATCAATATCCTGGCCCATCCGGCGACGGCGATGATTTCTCCGGCGGCGCTGAAGAAATACGGGAAAGAGATTGGTTTTCATCCGGTCGGTACCGGCCCATATCAGCTCGATACCTGGAATCAGACCGACTTTGTTAAAGTGAAGAAGTTCGCCGGGTACTGGCAGCAGGGGCTGCCGAAGCTGGATTCTATTACCTGGCGTCCGGTGGTGGATAACAACACCCGCGCGGCGATGCTGCAAACCGGCGAAGCGCAGTTTGCTTTCCCGATTCCTTACGAGCAGGCGCCTGTGCTGGAGAAAAACAGCAAGCTCGAGCTGGTGGCCAGTCCGTCAATTATGCAGCGCTATATCAGCATGAACGTGACGCAGAAGCCGTTTGATAATCCAAAAGTGCGTGAAGCGATTAACTACGCCATCAACCGTCAGGCGTTGGTGAAGGTGGCCTTTGCGGGTTATGCCACGCCGGCGACCGGGGTGGTGCCGCCGTCTATTGCCTATGCTGAAAGCTATACCGCCTGGCCGTACGATCCGGCGAAAGCCCGCGAGCTGCTGAAAGAAGCGGGCTATCCAAATGGATTCAACACCACGCTGTGGTCGTCGCACAACCACAGCACCGCGCAAAAAGTGCTGCAGTTTACCCAGCAGCAGCTGGCGCAGGTAGGCATTAAGGCGCAGCTGACGGCAATGGATGCGGGCCAGCGCGCGGCGGAAGTCGAAGGTAAAGGGCAGAAAGAGAGCGGCGTGCGTATGTTCTATACCGGCTGGTCGGCTTCGACCGGAGAAGCCGACTGGGCGCTGTCGCCGCTGTTTGCCTCGCAAAACTGGCCGCCGACCCTGTTTAATACCGCCTTCTACAGCAATCCTCAGGTTGATAAAGATCTGAATGAGGCGCTGAAAACCACCGATGCGCAGGAAAAAACGCGCTTGTATAAGGATGCGCAGGATACTATCTGGAAAGAGTCGCCGTGGGTGCCGCTGGTGGTGGAAAAGCTGGTCTCGGCGCACAGTAAAAATCTGACCGGATTCTATATCCAGCCGGATACCGGGTTTAGCTTTGAACAGGCGGATCTTCAGTAG
- the gsiC gene encoding glutathione ABC transporter permease GsiC: protein MLNYVIKRLLGLIPTLLIVAVLVFLFVHMLPGDPARLIAGPEADAQVVGMVRQQLGLDQPLHVQFWHYITNILQGDFGTSMASRRPVSSEIASRFMPTFWLTLASMSWAVLFGMAAGIVAAVWRNRWPDRLGMALAVTGISFPAFALGMLLMQVFSVELGWLPTVGADSWRHYILPSLTLGAAVAAVMARFTRASFVDVLHEDYMRTARAKGVSETLVVLKHGLRNAMIPVVTMMGLQFGFLLGGSIVVEKVFNWPGLGRLLVDSVEMRDYPVIQAEVLLFSLEFILINLVVDVLYAAINPAIRYK, encoded by the coding sequence ATGCTCAATTATGTTATTAAACGCCTGCTGGGGCTAATCCCCACGCTGCTGATTGTGGCGGTGCTGGTATTTCTGTTCGTGCATATGCTGCCCGGCGATCCGGCGCGGCTGATTGCCGGGCCGGAAGCCGATGCTCAGGTGGTAGGGATGGTGCGCCAGCAGCTGGGGCTTGACCAACCGCTGCACGTGCAGTTCTGGCACTATATTACCAATATTTTGCAGGGAGATTTTGGTACCTCGATGGCATCGCGCCGTCCGGTGAGTAGCGAAATCGCCAGCCGCTTTATGCCTACGTTCTGGTTAACGCTCGCCAGCATGAGCTGGGCGGTTTTATTTGGCATGGCGGCCGGGATCGTGGCGGCAGTATGGCGTAACCGCTGGCCGGATCGTCTTGGAATGGCGCTGGCGGTCACCGGCATTTCATTTCCGGCCTTTGCGCTGGGGATGCTGCTGATGCAGGTCTTTTCCGTTGAGCTGGGCTGGCTGCCAACGGTGGGCGCCGACAGCTGGCGGCACTATATCCTGCCCTCGTTGACTCTGGGCGCGGCGGTGGCGGCGGTAATGGCGCGCTTTACCCGGGCATCGTTCGTGGATGTTCTGCATGAAGACTACATGCGCACCGCGCGGGCGAAAGGCGTCAGCGAAACGCTGGTGGTGCTTAAGCACGGCCTGCGTAATGCGATGATCCCGGTGGTGACCATGATGGGGCTGCAGTTCGGCTTTTTGCTCGGCGGTTCAATCGTCGTGGAGAAGGTCTTTAACTGGCCGGGTCTGGGGCGTCTGCTGGTGGATTCGGTAGAGATGCGCGACTATCCGGTGATTCAGGCGGAAGTACTGCTGTTTTCTCTGGAATTTATTCTTATCAATTTAGTGGTGGACGTGCTGTATGCCGCCATTAACCCGGCTATCAGGTACAAGTAA
- the gsiD gene encoding glutathione ABC transporter permease GsiD, producing the protein MRLLNWRREAAINAMPGIKPGRIRTPWHEFWRRFRGQPVAMGAGIFVLLLIAVAIVAPWIAPFDAENYFDYDRLNEGPSMMHWFGVDSLGRDIFSRVLVGAQISLAAGVLAVLIGAALGTVLGLMAGYYEGWWDRIIMRICDVLFAFPGILLAIAVVAVMGSGMSNVIIAVAIFSIPAFARLVRGNTLVLKQQTFIESARSIGASDANILFNHILPGTVSSIVVYFTMRIGVSIISAASLSFLGLGAQPPTPEWGAMLNEARADMVMAPHVALFPAIAIFLTVLAFNLLGDGLRDALDPKIKG; encoded by the coding sequence GTGCGATTGCTCAACTGGAGAAGAGAAGCGGCTATCAACGCGATGCCGGGGATTAAACCCGGGCGGATACGTACGCCATGGCACGAGTTCTGGCGGCGGTTTCGCGGTCAGCCGGTGGCAATGGGAGCGGGAATATTTGTTCTGCTGCTAATCGCGGTAGCGATTGTCGCGCCCTGGATAGCGCCGTTTGATGCCGAAAACTATTTCGACTACGACCGGCTTAATGAAGGCCCGTCGATGATGCACTGGTTCGGCGTTGACTCGCTGGGGCGCGATATTTTCAGCCGGGTACTTGTGGGGGCGCAGATTTCGCTGGCCGCCGGCGTCCTGGCGGTATTAATTGGCGCCGCATTGGGTACCGTGCTTGGTCTGATGGCCGGATACTACGAAGGCTGGTGGGATCGCATCATTATGCGCATCTGCGATGTGCTGTTTGCTTTCCCCGGTATTCTGCTGGCGATTGCCGTGGTAGCGGTGATGGGAAGCGGGATGTCGAACGTGATTATCGCGGTGGCAATCTTCTCGATCCCGGCATTTGCCCGCCTGGTCCGCGGCAATACCCTGGTGCTTAAGCAGCAGACATTCATTGAGTCGGCGCGCAGTATTGGCGCCAGCGATGCCAATATCCTGTTTAACCACATTCTGCCCGGAACGGTATCGTCGATTGTGGTCTATTTCACTATGCGTATCGGGGTATCGATTATCTCCGCTGCCAGCCTGTCATTTCTGGGGCTTGGCGCACAGCCGCCGACGCCGGAGTGGGGGGCGATGCTGAACGAAGCGCGGGCGGATATGGTGATGGCTCCTCACGTGGCGCTGTTCCCGGCGATAGCCATTTTCCTGACGGTGCTGGCGTTTAACCTGTTGGGCGATGGCCTGCGCGATGCGCTGGATCCGAAGATAAAAGGGTAG
- the rimO gene encoding 30S ribosomal protein S12 methylthiotransferase RimO, with amino-acid sequence MSNVTHQPKIGFVSLGCPKNLVDSERILTELRTEGYDVVPSYDNADMVIVNTCGFIDSAVQESLEAIGEALKENGKVIVTGCLGAKEDQIREVHPKVLEITGPHSYEQVLEHVHHYAPKPKHNPFLSLVPEQGVKLTPRHYAYLKISEGCNHRCTFCIIPSMRGDLVSRPIGEVLAEAKRLADAGVKELLVISQDTSAYGVDVKHRSGFHNGMPVKTSMVSLCEELAKLGIWVRLHYVYPYPHVDDVIPLMAEGKILPYLDIPLQHASPRILKMMKRPGSADRQLARIKQWREVCPDLTLRSTFIVGFPGETEEDFQMLLDFLKEARLDRVGCFKYSPVEGATANELADQVPEEVKEERWNRFMQLQQQISAERLQEKVGHEIMVLIDEVDEEGAIGRSMADAPEIDGAVYLNGESKVKPGDVVRVKVEHADEYDLWGSRV; translated from the coding sequence ATGAGCAATGTCACCCATCAGCCGAAGATCGGCTTTGTCTCTCTGGGCTGCCCGAAAAATCTCGTGGACTCAGAACGTATCCTGACTGAACTGCGTACCGAGGGGTACGATGTGGTTCCCTCCTACGATAACGCCGATATGGTTATCGTTAACACCTGCGGCTTTATCGATAGCGCCGTGCAGGAGTCGCTGGAAGCGATTGGCGAAGCCTTGAAAGAAAACGGTAAAGTGATCGTTACCGGCTGCCTGGGCGCAAAAGAAGATCAGATCCGCGAAGTGCATCCGAAAGTGCTGGAGATTACCGGCCCGCACAGCTATGAGCAGGTGCTGGAACATGTTCATCATTACGCGCCGAAGCCTAAACATAACCCGTTCCTGAGCCTGGTGCCGGAGCAGGGCGTTAAGCTGACGCCGCGTCATTACGCCTACTTAAAAATTTCCGAAGGCTGCAACCATCGCTGCACCTTCTGCATCATCCCGTCAATGCGCGGCGATCTGGTCAGCCGGCCGATTGGCGAAGTGCTGGCGGAAGCCAAACGCCTGGCCGACGCCGGGGTCAAAGAGCTGCTGGTGATTTCGCAGGACACCTCCGCCTACGGCGTTGACGTCAAACACCGCAGCGGTTTCCACAACGGTATGCCGGTAAAAACCAGCATGGTTAGCCTGTGTGAAGAGCTGGCTAAGCTCGGTATCTGGGTTCGTCTGCACTACGTCTATCCGTATCCCCACGTTGATGATGTGATCCCGCTGATGGCGGAAGGCAAAATTCTGCCGTATCTGGATATCCCGCTGCAGCACGCCAGCCCGCGTATTCTCAAGATGATGAAACGCCCGGGTTCCGCCGACCGCCAGCTGGCGCGCATTAAGCAGTGGCGCGAAGTCTGCCCTGACCTCACTCTGCGTTCGACCTTTATCGTCGGCTTCCCGGGTGAAACGGAAGAAGACTTCCAGATGCTGCTCGACTTCCTGAAAGAAGCCCGCCTCGACCGCGTCGGCTGCTTTAAATACAGCCCGGTTGAAGGCGCGACCGCCAACGAGCTGGCGGACCAGGTACCGGAAGAGGTGAAAGAAGAGCGCTGGAACCGCTTCATGCAGCTCCAGCAGCAGATCTCCGCCGAACGCCTGCAGGAGAAAGTAGGCCACGAAATTATGGTGCTGATCGACGAAGTGGATGAAGAAGGGGCAATTGGCCGCAGCATGGCCGATGCACCAGAAATCGACGGCGCGGTGTACCTGAACGGTGAGAGTAAAGTCAAACCGGGCGACGTTGTGCGGGTCAAAGTCGAACACGCTGACGAATACGATCTGTGGGGCAGCCGGGTTTAA
- a CDS encoding oligosaccharide MFS transporter, with amino-acid sequence MTSGKRNYILLSLFDFLYLFAWSSTMAFFVIWTTQHLGISATKTGLLYSVNAFIALLMQPFFGFIADKFGLKKRLIWILVAMLLPVGPFFIYLYAPLLVHSFWLGALLGGVYLGMIFNSGCGVIDSYIDKISRRYQFEYGRVRMWGSLGWAAAAWIVGKYIDSNPNLAFWLASFAIVIAAICFMLTKVELTEAEIQKTSALKVSHALELAKNGQFWMLLVFTLFVTQIYDTYDQQFAQYFSLQFASPEEGNRWYGILASIQVCGETLFLCLMPWFVNRTGAKWALIIAGLIMSVRIVGSAIPLGPVWIGAVKMMHALEKPLILVSVFKFIAANFDHKLSSTVYLLVLFVASIATAIYSPLAGYLYDTIGFAHTYYILGGIAGLFTLISIFTLRDNREPNAPGAGATQTL; translated from the coding sequence ATTACGTCCGGCAAAAGAAACTATATCTTGTTGAGTCTTTTCGATTTCCTCTATCTTTTCGCCTGGTCCTCTACCATGGCGTTTTTTGTTATCTGGACAACCCAGCATCTCGGAATCAGCGCCACCAAAACCGGCCTGCTCTATTCGGTCAATGCCTTCATCGCCCTGCTGATGCAGCCATTCTTCGGTTTTATCGCCGATAAATTCGGCCTGAAAAAGCGGCTGATCTGGATCCTGGTGGCCATGCTGCTGCCGGTTGGGCCGTTTTTTATTTATTTGTATGCGCCGCTGCTGGTACACAGCTTCTGGCTGGGGGCGCTGCTTGGCGGGGTATACCTGGGGATGATTTTTAACTCCGGCTGCGGAGTGATTGATTCGTATATTGATAAAATTTCTCGTCGCTACCAGTTCGAATATGGTCGGGTAAGGATGTGGGGTTCATTAGGCTGGGCCGCCGCGGCGTGGATCGTTGGCAAGTATATCGACAGCAACCCCAATCTCGCGTTCTGGCTGGCCAGCTTCGCCATTGTTATCGCGGCTATCTGCTTTATGTTGACCAAAGTCGAACTGACCGAAGCGGAAATACAAAAAACCAGTGCGCTAAAAGTTTCACACGCGCTGGAGCTGGCAAAGAACGGGCAGTTCTGGATGCTGCTGGTGTTTACCCTTTTCGTTACCCAAATCTACGACACCTACGATCAGCAGTTCGCTCAATATTTCTCTCTGCAGTTTGCAAGCCCGGAAGAAGGCAATCGCTGGTATGGCATTCTGGCCTCAATACAGGTTTGCGGCGAGACGCTGTTCTTATGCCTGATGCCGTGGTTTGTGAACCGTACCGGCGCGAAATGGGCGCTGATCATCGCCGGGCTGATCATGTCAGTGCGTATCGTTGGTTCCGCTATTCCGCTCGGTCCGGTGTGGATTGGCGCGGTGAAAATGATGCATGCGCTGGAGAAACCGCTGATTCTGGTGTCGGTGTTTAAATTTATCGCCGCCAACTTTGACCACAAACTGTCATCGACGGTCTATCTGCTGGTGCTGTTTGTCGCCTCCATCGCCACCGCGATTTACTCGCCGCTGGCCGGGTATTTATATGACACCATCGGCTTTGCGCATACTTATTATATTCTGGGCGGCATCGCCGGGCTTTTTACGCTGATCTCGATATTTACGCTGCGCGATAATAGAGAACCCAACGCCCCAGGCGCAGGGGCTACGCAAACGCTGTAA
- the bssR gene encoding biofilm formation regulator BssR — protein MTVDRLYRNLVDKLINANIDLDAYLQLRKAKGYMSVSESDHLRDNLFELCHEMRERAPRLQNVIALEEKEALRLAGEAIASAAVCLMSGHHDCPSYIAVNVDKLENCLTVLTLNIHKLNDSAPITHA, from the coding sequence ATGACCGTTGACAGACTCTATCGTAACCTTGTGGATAAGCTGATTAATGCCAATATTGACCTTGATGCTTATTTACAGCTGCGTAAAGCGAAAGGCTATATGTCAGTCAGCGAAAGCGACCATCTGCGTGATAATTTGTTTGAACTGTGTCATGAAATGCGTGAACGCGCTCCGCGCCTGCAGAACGTTATTGCACTGGAGGAAAAGGAAGCCCTGCGGCTGGCGGGCGAAGCCATCGCTTCCGCGGCAGTATGCCTGATGAGTGGGCACCATGACTGCCCGTCCTACATTGCTGTTAACGTAGATAAGCTGGAAAACTGCCTGACAGTATTGACGCTCAATATTCATAAGTTGAATGATTCTGCGCCCATTACTCATGCCTGA